Genomic DNA from Carassius gibelio isolate Cgi1373 ecotype wild population from Czech Republic chromosome B14, carGib1.2-hapl.c, whole genome shotgun sequence:
GTTTCAAACCCGTCTGACTTTATTCTTCAGTGGAACTTAAAAGAAGATGTTCTGGAGCATGCTGGTAAACAAATAGTTTTTTGGTTACCATTTATTTTCCATTGTGTCCTCTTCATGTCCCACAaaacaaagtcatacaggtttggctcaacatgagagtgagtaaacgatgacagaatgatcatttttgggtggaACTATCAACAAAAGAAATACAAACAACCAGCATCAACTAATCTGCTTATTTCTCACTGGATGcatgtaatatttaaaagaacATTCTCAATCTAGTAAAGAAGCCTGTTTCtgacactgaattaaaaaataataattgcaaagTTTGCATCTGGCAGAATTGCATTAAATTAACTCGCAACTACAAGTTATATAttttcttgcaattgtgacttcttttctcagaattttgagatataaactcacaaagtCTATCTCATTGGGAAAAAGACAGTTTCGTACAGGTTTATATCTCACAGCTTTGAATTCATAACTCACGATTGCATGTTATAAAGACTGAATTACTAGATAGAAACTTGCAATTCTGGGAAGAAAAGTCTGACTTTAAAactctgagtttatgtctcatttgcgagatgtaaactagtAATTGCAAGATTTTAGTCtagatcagggatcctcaaatctggacctggAGATCCACTTCCCTGCGGAGTTTGGCTCtgaccctaatcaaacacacctgagcatgctaatcaatgccaatcagtgtctttgggatcattagaaaatcacagacatgtgactttgatcagggttggagctaaagtTGGCagcgcattggacctccagggcaagatttgaggaaacCTGCACTAGAGAGCATTTtccttacaaaaataaatcatacGAACTGTGGTTTTCAATGTGGGGTGgggttcagcagaagaaagaaactcatacaggtttggaacaactggaggatgagtaaatgatgacagagtttttatttctgggtgaactgtctctttaagagtgCACTACAGTGGTCATTAACCCCTAAAcgctgcatattttgcatgtctcctttgTCTGACCCGGTTCAGGTCTTGGAGTcaccactaatgagctgatgatctgaatcagatgtgtttgattaaaaCTACAGCCGGTTACTTTTGTTGGTTAAAAATGTAGCCTTCCTTTATAGCCTTTTCTCACAGCAGCTGGATTCATTAAGTGTATCATTTTGATGGCGTATTGTAATCCAAAAATTGTGTTTATAAAACACAAGCGACTGAAATTagattatatttcagttttaaatgtgcatctgattacagatagcctacatgggatttaaaaaaatttcaaagACAACCAGTTCGAAGAGAGAACAGTTAACTTTTTGGGTTGAAACTATTTCTTTATATAAGATTCGAATGGTGTAAGAACACTAATACGGTGTTAACAGGAACGATTTGAGAACAAagtataacagtaataataattttcacatttGCACGTTACATTTAATCACCATTGTACTGTAATGctttttcctcagttggtcagaacaaaagtgtCAGACTTGTTActtaaggcgggcatacactgtgcgatttcggcACAATTTCGGCAAGGTACTAACTCACACTGTACGAGTAGATCACttgcgatgtaaagccaaagctcacgatttttaTGCGCTCACTTAACGGTCCGATCGTCcagttgcgatttgactgctcacactatacgtgaggaatgaaccgaatcaacacgtaggatccctcagaacccggatgtttgtggTGGTAAACGCCATTctttggtgatatgcgcaattctgtgtgctgaaatttaaaaataaaaaaataaaaaggtgtaGGCATATCTAGACGCGCAGGTGGCTCGGAGGCCGTGGCCAATATGGTTTATCCATTTTGCAACGGGAACTGGAGGAAAGCAGGCATTTTCttccctattttttttatttttctttgccataactccacaagttttccCTCCATCACTTTAGTCCACGCTACACGCCATGTCAACATGGTTTCGTTTATGGTTTGAGGGAAACGCGGAAAATCGGTccgtagccctgcttcaatagtgcgatacttcacgagaggcgaccaaaatttctgacatgtcagaaatccatctgACCAACCGATTGCCGGTCGGGAGATGTTAATCGCCTCTCctttccccttgtacactgcactaacactgcacgacaaacggcgcacgaaaatgctgaaaatcggcCCGACCCAaaaaaagagtcgcacgagtcagaattcggctcaaaaaCGGATGAAAATCGCATAATGTATGCCCGGCCTTAATTGTTTAGTGCCACACGTACTCCTCGAAACATTAGATTCATCCGCGCTAcagtcctaatcaaacacacctgagcatgctaatcaatgccaatcagtGTCTTTGGGATCGTTAGAAAATCACAGcccacattaataaaataattctgcaaaataactgcaattgcaggtttcaaacagagatggcgaTATAGATGACTAAACTCATATTCTAAAATGTTGTCTCTTCTTCAGCTGTCCTATCTTGGGCCTCCGTTCAGCGATCCCGGCTTCTCTCCTCCACGACCCAACAGCTCGTCTCTGTCCGTGCCCAGCGCAGCGACGCGGGTGGATCTGTGGCGAGGGCTGGAGAACGGCGCCCGTCTGGCGCAGAACCAGCGGGCGTATAGCGTGCTCCTGTGTGCTGTTAGGGAGCTTGCGCGCTCCACCCTGTGTCCGTATCTCCAGAGCTCGCTCATGCACTTCTGCTCCGGCCTCAGCGGGCTCCTCGGCTCCATATCCGGTCTGATGAACGCCCTGGGCTACCCCAGCCTCCCGCCCTCCACGCCCGCTCAAGGATACGCCCCACTTCTCTCCTCACAGTTTCAGAACAGCCCTGCTCCTCTGAGGAGTCATGAGCCTCAGGCCGCGAGAGAGGGAACGACTCGGGCGGATCTGAAGAGAGGAAGGAGAGGACGGAGAAAAGAAGGAGTGAGCTGGGCTGCccgagaggagagagagaaagaggaaggaaTGGAGAGATGGGGGAAACGGAGAAGACTGTTGAGCGTGGATGAAGAGCAGATCCTAAAACTCAACGCGAACTACACATTGGTAAAGCAGCCTGTGCTCTTTTCAGCGACGTCTCTTCAGCACCGTCGAGCGGCTCGGTCCACTCACGCCGGACTCGCTCCGCTCTCGCTGCTTTATCAGTACGGCGGGTCGACCGCGGAGGTCCACACTTTGCTGGCTGCCCCTGTGTTGGCATCTCGTCCCGCGTCGAATGACTTCTCGCGGAAAGTGGAGGGATTCTGGGTACTGAGAGAGCTGCAGAGCTGGCTGTGGAGATCCGCCAAAGACTTCACCAGACTGAAGAAACGACTTCAGCGCGCTTGAGACACAACAACGACTTTGCTTCATAACCTAGCGAGCTGCCTTCTAATAAAAtttcacaaaacataaaaaaaatgcgaTGTACAgaggtggccaaaattattagaacactagtattttttTAGAAGCTAAAAAATCTTGAATTatgaaaattaatggcaaaatgaaggTTTGGATAGAATAGATGTAACCAGCTGTGAGGTCATCGGGATCCAGACCTTTAATATTCAAAACTATAATCAGAGGTTCTCTGAGTGATTAATTAGCactttaaaactacttttatgagTATCTGCATGTATAAATAAATTTAGACGGTTTGCATAGCTAGTTCAGAATCCATGATGGACAGCAATTTTCGTGAATGCAGCTTGAGAGAGAACTTTAAGTGAGGGTGTGAACAGAGCTGCATTGTTGCCAGATCCAGTTTTTATAAGTGCCATTAGACTCGTTTTTTCCATTAATTGTGATGTCATAGGATGTAAAAAAAATGGGAGGTTGAAAGTTAGAGATATCCTTATCTTCAGCTTATTTTGGTTTATGCTATTTTTGGTTTTGGGCTTGTGTTTGTTTGCTACTGTAGTAATACCTGGCAACACTGCATCGCCAGCACTgacagtaatgataataataacataaaaaggCTCATAGAGGTCATGGCCACCTTATTGCTGACTGGATACAACATTCGATAAGACAAATGACAAATGACAATGATCGTTATCATCTGTCATAAACAGTAACAACACTTTCATATATTAACACTAGCACAGAGATCTGTGTAACAAGTAGGTTACAGAATGAAATGTGGCAAATATGCAAATGTAGGTCATGAAGAAAGCCAGGCTACATCAATCCTTTCACAAAGTCATGCTAAAACATTCATAAGAGCACGAGACAAAGTTCTTATCAGATAGCAATGCTTACTAATGAAaattattactgtaataaattaCTGTTGCATGAACggcaaaacaaataataaaatgatccACTCCTAACTTATAGTAAAGTATGAAAAtagtctttaaagttgtccaaatgaagttcttagacatgtgtattattaataaaaaatttagtttgatatatttatggtagaaaacttactaaatatcttcatggaacatgatctttactgaatatcctaatgatttttggcatagaggtaaaattaataattttgacccatgcaatgtattgttggctattgcttcaaatataTACTTGTGCTACTTATGACAGTTTTTGTGCTCTAGGGTCACACATGCAGTGTATAAAAAGAGTTGTGTTTATTATATCTAGCACAGCTCACACATAAGTCACTTTCAAACCCTTCAGTTCTCTGTTGGACCGGTTGCTAATGTGCGTGACTGAGCTGAACCTGTTGTGAAATCTGCGTGGGGAGACCAGCTCGCTAGGTTTGGGCACAGACTGATTCACGCTCGGTGGATGGAGATCTGAGGATCTCAGACGGTCACGCTTTGCACTAAATCACCAAACAGAAGAGAGCCACCAGCACGTCACGGACAAAGGGAAGAGAGCGCTCTTTGAGAGAGCCAGACGTGATTCAGCAGAAGGAAAGTGAATCACGCTCGGCGTCATGCGGCAATGAAAGGGTCAACGGGCAAAAGTGGAGGAAATGTGGCATAATCAAAGAAACAATGGAGAGTTTTCTGCTGCCTCACTGACACTGACTCGTCTTTTtccagacacacaaacacactcctacACATTTGGAAACACATGCACAAATCTGATGttcagatggtgtgtgtgtgcggacaGAAAAGCAAACAcatgaaagattattatacaAAAACTTGCTAATATTTTTTAGGCATACTATGTTTTCTGGAAAAATGTACAATGGTaatattatgttgttgtttttttatagaaagtatgtgtgtgagtatgtgaatAAGGTCATAATTTAATACCATGGTATAATTCAAAGTACTTTTGCATTGCTATGTTTTTAAGCATTGAACAatggtaatacttttttttttgttattttataaaatgtaaaatagtaacactgtgGTATTTTTCTAGAAACATCGGGTATTATGTAAATACCATGGTAAGTGAATATGGTAAAAATGGTATATATCAAGATACGATATAAAAGGGTCGTGTTTTGGGTACGGTATCATGGTAATAGTAGTAAAGTAGTTTAGGATTACATGCAAATACCATAGTATGTGAAAATAGTAGCCATTCAGTCCCACATTCCCATGCTTGTACATGAAAGCAAAGCGTTCTTGAAGATTTATTGGGGTGTTACGTAAATACCACAGTATGTAATAATATACCAAGGTATTTATTTGAAACCCCAGTGTACCTCCGAGAATCTGTGATACAAAAAAGGTAcaataatacaatgttttttggaaatgtaccatggtatatatatatatatatatatcatagttCTGCACAGATGACCGTGAGTTATAATGCAGATGAGAGGGTGTTTAAATAGAAGTGTTTACAATCTGTACACTgatttctgtttgtgtgtatatgtctgttatatttatttaatactatttATTTCTCTTGGGTACGACTGTATGGTGTCACATGGTTTTTTTGCAGAGAGTACAAAAGACCTTTACTGgctacacagtgtgtgtgtgtgtgtgtgtgtgtgtgtgtgtgtgtgtgtgtgtgtgtgtgtgtgtgtgtgtgtgttcttaccCCTTGAGGAAAAACCAGAGGGACTGGGAGGATAGCGAGAGTTTTATTCGTCTGTCTGAGCTAAATTTATGACCACTCCGTTCTTTCATGTAATCCCACATCCTCTCATCCCTCTCTTCCCCTTTATCTCTCTCTCACGCCTCTCCTCTTCCCTGGCGCTCAcctattgacacacacacacacacacacacacacacacacacacacgtttacttaAACAGGAACATTGcatagacttctattgttttcataTTGTTCGAAATACTATAACAGATTATCCACACCCTAATCCTAACAGAAAACATTCcgcttttttttacttttactttttactttgtttttacagttttatcgGGGCATATGTTTACGAAATCAGGTTTTCAAGTTTAACTCACAAATTCGTCTCCAAAATATGGTTgagcaggtacacacacacacatagaccaGATCTAAACTAAATGTCATCTCACACTGAGGCTAATGGCGTAAACATTGAAGCGCAAACACAATCAGCCAGAAGTGAAACAACCAATGTTCAGGTGCTTAGTGTTTCTCTTCCTCGGGCTATGtttggggtaaaattaaaggaTCAATGAGAATCTGTGTTTCCCTTTGAGCAACACACCTGCACTGGAGTTATCACAGcaccacacccacacacacacacacacacacacacactcacatacacacacacacacacacacacacacacgcacatacaaacagagacacagacacacactcacacatgcggttgtttctgtgtaaagtgtgttcatcccataggtgtaatggtttttattctgtagaaactgtatattctatgtcccttcaccaaccctacacctaaccctaaccctcacaggaaactttgtgcatttttactttctcaaaaaaactcattctgtatgatttataagtgttttgaaaaatggggacatgggttatgtcctcataagtctccctctccttgtaatacctgtgtcatacccatgtcattatacacacacacacacacacacaggggtgtGACACGTTCTTTTATGTGCAATTATAACAAATTACGGGAAAAGATGAGTTTGGTGAGGAggaactcacacacactcacacacactcacacacacacatggctgaACACTCAGCGAAATGCGTAATGCAGAGTCCAGTTAGCTTCGGCCCCTAAATGGATGACCACACATCAGCAACAAAGgccacattgtgtgtgtgtgtgtgtgtgtgtgtgtgtgtgtgtgtgtatcatcacCACGTGTCACTTCTCTGAAtcagtgagagtgtgagtgtgtgtgagagtgtttatgtctctgtgtgtgtgtaaagtaaaGTAGTTTTATTTGTTGGAGTTTAAAGCCCGTCTCATCTGGTGCCATGGCGTCTGTCCGGATCTTTCCTCCATCTGTGCTGCAGAGCTGGAGTCACACAATCACACAATAAATCACTCGTCTGTCATCCGTCTTCATCACTCTCTCCGTTCTCAATCAGACTGCCCAGGTAAAAGAAGTGTAACCTACTTCCAGAATGTACATAAAGTACTCTACTTTCACACACTAATTATGTAGGCTACTCAATATACTAACAATTATTCTTGAATACTTCTTAAGACAAGTTTAAGGTCAGCTATTTTGGCACACCATAAATATGAACTGTGATGAAATGTGCtttactttctttaaaaatgGATTTAGTTACAGTTAGCACTTGTAAT
This window encodes:
- the LOC127971141 gene encoding uncharacterized protein LOC127971141, yielding MLRWKVDQVAVLLLLAAGVGFAQVLDRTLILTNERSSIERTYELTKYLDHQLKEIRDTYLSYLGPPFSDPGFSPPRPNSSSLSVPSAATRVDLWRGLENGARLAQNQRAYSVLLCAVRELARSTLCPYLQSSLMHFCSGLSGLLGSISGLMNALGYPSLPPSTPAQGYAPLLSSQFQNSPAPLRSHEPQAAREGTTRADLKRGRRGRRKEGVSWAAREEREKEEGMERWGKRRRLLSVDEEQILKLNANYTLVKQPVLFSATSLQHRRAARSTHAGLAPLSLLYQYGGSTAEVHTLLAAPVLASRPASNDFSRKVEGFWVLRELQSWLWRSAKDFTRLKKRLQRA